The stretch of DNA GATGGTGAAGGCCGGCGTCTTCCTGCTCGCGCGGCTCTGGCCGGTTCTCGCCGGGACCGATATGTGGTTCTACCTCGTGGCGTCCACTGGCTTGGTCACGATGATCTTCGGTGCGGGCGTGGCGCTGTTCCGCGACGATCTGAAGGCGATCCTGGCCTATTCGACGATCAGCCAGCTCGGGCTGATGGTGATGCTGCTCGGCTTCGGGACGCCGGCCGCTGCGACCGCCGCGGTCTTCCACATCCTCAACCATGCCGCGTTCAAGGCGGCGCTGTTCATGACCGCGGGCATCGTCGATCACGAGACCGGCACGCGCGACATCCGCAGGCTCGGGGGACTGGCCGCGCTGATGCCGATCACGGCGACCCTGGGAACGCTGGCGGTCGCGGCGATGGCGGGGCTACCGCCGCTCGGTGGGTTCATTTCGAAGGAAATGATGCTCGAGCAAAGCGTCCATACCGTCTTTGCGGGGCAGGGCTTGCTCGTGCCGCTGCTTGCGACGATCGCGGCGATCCTGTCGGTCGCCTATTCTCTGCGCTTTGCGGCCGGGTTGTTCTTCGGTGCGCGGCGTACGGGCGACGTCGCGGCGCCGCACGACCCGGGTACGGCGATGCTCGCCCCGCCTGCAGTGTTAGTGATGATAGCGCTGGCGTTTGGTCTGTTGCCGATGACGGTGGCGGGGCCGCTCGTGGCCGCCGCGACGGGCGCAGTGATCGGCGCCGCGCCGCCCGAATTGCACCTTGCGCTGTGGCACGGGATCAATCCTGCTCTCGCAATGAGCCTGGCCGCGGTGGCGATCGGCGCACTGCTGCTCTGGCGCCGCGCGCCGGTCGCGGCGTGGTTGGCCGGGCGTGGCGGACTCGACGCAAAGCATGTCTTTGACACCGCGATGGCCGCAGTCGTCGACGGCACGCGCCGCGTGTCGCTCGCGGTCCATGCCGGATCGCTCCAACGCTATCTCTTCGCGCTGTTCGCGGTGGCGATCCTGCTCGGGATCGACGCAGCTTCGACGACGGGGGGGCTTGCCGCCGGGGCAGGGGCGACGCTGCCCGCATCGCCGGTTGCGATCACCGCCTGGTTCGCGCTGGTCGTCGCCACGCTCGTCGTGGTCGCCCGGCAACGCCAGCGGTTCCTGGCGCTGGTGTTCATCAGCGTAATCGGTCTCGTCATCGCGCTCGCCTTCGTCCATTTGTCCGCGCCCGACCTCGCGCTGACCCAGGTCGCGGTCGAGGTCGTCACGATCCTGCTCTTGCTGCTGGCGCTCCATCTCCTGCCGAAGACGCCGCCCAGCCTGTCGAGCACGCCCCGCAGACTCCGCGACGCTGCGCTCGGGGTGGCCGCGGGGGTCGGAACCGGCTGGGCGGCCTGGGCAGTGATGACACGCGAGACGCGCGACACGGTGTCGTCCTATCACTGGGCGAACAGCTATTCGGGCGGTGGCGGCACGAACGTCGTCAACGTGACGCTGGTCGACTTCCGCGCCTTCGACACGCTGGGCGAGATCATCGTGCTGGGCATTGCGGGGCTCGCAATCTACGCCTTGCTCGAGCCTGCCGCGCGCGGCGTAGCAGGGCGGCGATTGCGCGAATGGCGTGAGGACATGCCGCATTCGCCCGAGCGTCACCCGATGATGTTCGTCATGGCGGCGCGGCTGCTCATGCCGCTCGCGCTGCTGGTAGGCATCTACATCTTCCTGCGGGGGCACAACCAGCCGGGTGGCGGTTTCATCGCCGCGCTGGTCTTTGCGATCGCGATTCTGCTCCAGTATCTCGCCTCGGGCTTCGACTGGACCGACGATCGTCGTCGGATCGGCGAGCATCCACTGATTGCGTTCGGCGTCCTGATCGCCGTTGCCACCGGGCTCGGGTCGCTGGTCTTCGGCGCGCCGTTCCTATCGAGCAGCTTCGGATATTTCCACGTGCCCTTGATCGGCGAAGTCGAACTGGCGACGGCCACGCTGTTCGACACCGGCGTGGCATGCGTTGTGGTGGGGGCGGTGATGATGGCGTTGGCGCAACTCAGCCATGTCGCGCAGCGGGCCACCCGGCATGCAGAGGCCAATGACGGGCCGGACGCGACCGATGGGGAAGCTGTACGATGAGCCTGGAATTTCTCGTCGCCAGCGCGATCGCTGTGCTGACCGCGGGCGGAGTCTACCTGTCGCTTCGCGGCCGCACCTTCCAGGTCGTGCTCGGGATGACGATGCTGTCCTATGCGGTGAACCTGTTCCTGTTCGCGATCGGCCGACTGGTAGTTGATCGTCCCCCGCTGTTCGCCAAGGGCGTGACCGACCATGCCGATCCTCTGCCGCAGGCGCTGGTGCTGACCGCGATCGTCATCACCTTCGGCATGACCGCGCTCGTCGTCATTCTTTCGCTGCGCAGCTTCCTGGAAAGTGGATCGGACCAGGTAGACGGCATCGCCGACCCGTCCGATGACACGGCTGACGAAACGGGCGCACCCCCATCCGGAGCCGTTCCTTCCGGGCCCACCGCGCAAAGGGAGGCCCGACAGTGACCGCGCTCGATCATCTGGTCATCGCGCCGGTCGTGATCCCCTCCGTCGTCGCGCCGCTCGCGCTGCTGGCGATGCGACGGCGTCGGCACGTCGGCGTGGCGATTTCGATGGCGGGATGCGTCGCGATGCTCGTCGCCGCGCTTTGGCTGTTCGGGATCGCGCAGGACGATGCGATCCGCGCCTATCCGCTCGGCAATTGGCCGGCGCCGTTCGGTATCGTGCTGGTGCTCGATCGGCTGTCGGCGATGATGCTGGTGCTGGCGGCGGTCCTTGCACTGGTCGTGATGATTCATGCGGTCGTGACTGCGGTCGACCGCAAGGGCTGGCATTTTCATCCGATGTTTCATTTCCAGCTGCTAGGTCTGAACGGTGCGTTCCTGACGGGCGACCTGTTCAACTTGTTCGTCTTCTTCGAAGTGTTGCTGATCGCCTCCTACGGGCTGATGCTTCACGGCCAGGGGTCCGCGCGGCTGAAGGCCGGGGTCGCGTACGTCATCGTCAACATCGTCGGGTCGGCACTGTTCCTGATCGCGCTGGGGCTGCTCTACGGGCTGACGGGCACGCTCAACATGGCCGATCTGGCGCGCCGGGTCGCCGCGCTCGGATCGCAGGACCAGGGCCTGGTCCGGCTCGCAGGCCTGTTGCTGCTCACCGTCTTCGCGCTCAAGGCCGCGGTGGTGCCACTCCATCTGTGGTTGCCGCGCACCTATGCGGCGACCGCGCCAGTGGTCGCGGCGCTGTTCGCGATCATGACGAAGGTCGGCGTCTATGCGATGATCCGCACCGTGCCGCTGATCTTCGGCGATGCCGCCGGGGCCGCGGCGTGGGTGCCGGCACCCTGGCTGCTGCCGGCTGCGGTGCTGACGGCGATCGTCGGCTTTGCCGGCGTGCTCGCGGCACGCGCGATGCGCGAGCAGGCGGCGTTCGCCATTCTCGGATCGACCGGCACGCTGTTGCTGGCGGTCTCGTGCTGGACGCAGGCGACGACCGCGGCGTCGCTCTTTTATTTGGCCCATGCCACGCTCGCGGGGGCGGCACTCTTCCTCGTCGCCGACGCAACGCTGCGCCGGCGCGGCCAATACGGCGACGCGACCGTGCCGAGCCCGCGCTTTGCCGGGCAAGAAGCGTTGGGACTGTTGTTCATGGCCGCGACGATCGCTGCCGTCGGACTGCCGCCGTTGTCGGGCTTTGTCGGGAAGCTCTTCATCCTGCAGACGACGTTTGCTACCCCTGCGTGGGTGGTGGTCTGGGCGACGATCCTCGGTACCACGCTGGTTGGCATTATCGGCTTCGCGCGCAGCGGCAGCACGCTTTTCTGGAAGACCGCGGCGGCAGACGCGGATGCGATTGCCTGTACGGAACGGTCGCGCCCGGAACTGGCGATGCCCGCAGCGCTGATCGCATTGCTTGGCCTGCTCACCCTGGGCGGAGGTTGGGCAACGGCGCAGGCGCAGGCGACCGCGGCGCAGATCTTCGCGCCACAGCGTTATATCGAAGCCGTATTGGGGGAGGTGGCCCGATGATGAAGCGCATCCTGCCGCATCCCGCGCTCTCGATCATGCTGCTGGTCGTCTGGCTGCTGATGGCGAACGACATCACCGTCGGTGGCGTCCTGCTCGGCGCGCTCCTGGGGATTGTCCTTCCCAAGTTCACCGAGCCGTTCTGGCCGGATCGCCCGCGCGTTCGCTTTGGTCGTGCGCTGCTTGGCTATTGCCTCGTCGTCCTGGCCGATATCGTCATCGCCAACTTTCAGATCGCGTGGCTGATCCTGTTTAGGCGTAACCGCGATCTGCGATCGCGCTGGCTGGTCGTTCCTGTCGCGCTCACGACGCCCGAGGCGATCACGGTCTTGGCGGCGACCATCAGCCTGACGCCGGGTACGGTGTCGTCCGACGTCTCCGCCGACGGTCGATCGCTCCTCGTCCACGCGCTCGACGTTGGTGACGAAACAGCCGAAATCGCGCGGCTCAAGAGCCGCTACGAAGCGCGTCTGCAAAGGATTTTCGCATGATCGGCATCGCCCTTCAGATCGCCATGGCGTGCGTTGCTTTGGCGCTGCTGTTCAAATGGCTGGCGCCTGCTCAAGGGGCCCGCGCTTGGCGACCGCATTGTTGCGCTCGACACCATGGTCATCAACGCGATCGCGCTGATCGTGCTGGTCGGCATGATCGGGGGCACCGCGACCTTTTTCGAAGTGGCGTTGCTGCTGGCGATGGTCGGGTTCGTCAGCACGATCGCTTACTGCAAGTTCATCCTTCGCGGGGATATCGTCGAATGAGCGTGGTCGTCGATATCGTCGTCTCAGCGCTGATCCTGCTCGGTGCGGGCTTCGTCCTGATCGGAAGCTGGGGGCTTGTTCGCCTGCCGTCGACGATGGAGCGGCTGCACGGTCCGACCAAGGCCACTACGCTGGGCCTCGGCTCCCTACTGCTAGCCTCGGTCGTCTATTTCCAGGCGCGATTGGGGATATGGACCGCGCACGAGCTGCTGATCTCGCTCTTCCTGTTCATTACCGCGCCGATCTCGGCGAACATGATCGCCAAGGTCCACCTCCACCGCGTGCGGATCGGCGCGATCGAGGAACCCGACAGCGTCGCAGGCCTCCCTCCGCGGCCAGCTGACGAGGGCGATTGGGCTACCTTCGAGGCACCGAAGCGGGATACGCCGGCGTCGACCGCCAACACCTGATCATCGGCCGCCATGCCCCATCCCGGCCGATGAAAGATTGCAGACAGTCAGCATGAGCAGCGACGCCGCCGATAGCACGCACTACCATCTGCGCCGAGCAAGTCGGACGCCGGTATGGCTCCGTTGTCCTGGCGCGCGCTCCTGGCGCTAGCGCTGATTGGCATCGCTCTGGCAGTTCACTGGTTCGATCGCGACGGCCTGCGGCAGAATTCGGGAGAGCCGGTCACCTTCGCCGATATCCTCTATTTCACGATGATCACGGTGACGACCGTCGGTTACGGCGATATCGTGCCCGTGACCCAGCAAGCCCGTATGCTCGATACCTTCGTGGCGACGCCGATCCGGCTGTTCGTGTGGCTGATCTTCCTCGGCACTGCGTATAATTTTCTGTTGAAACGCGTCTGGGAGAAGTAGCGAATGAACGTGATCCAGCGCCATTTCGAGAACCATGTCATCGTGGCCGGCTACGGTACGAGCGGGTCGGAGGCGATGAGTGAACTCGTGCGACGTGGCGCTGACCCGAATATGATCGTCGAGGTTGATGAATAGCGTTGTGGCGTTTCCACAGGTACCGCGCCGAATGTAGTCGCGCGCGTCGATGCGAAACCCTTTTTGGCCGTAGCGGCATTGTTCGCCTGAGCGATAGCTTCGAGTGGTACGAGAGCGTGATCGCCGCCGCAGCGGTTGCGAGCTATCACAGCTTGTATCCGGGATGATCGACAGCCCCGACTGTATCACGTGCCGCAATTCCATTATTACGATTGTTCAGAGCTAAATTTCGTACGAGCCGATTGAAAGAACCCACGGATCCGTTCGAATCGCTTCAACAATTTTACCATGTCCGAGTATGGAAACGGACGTGTTGCTTCAGTGATGAAGACACTGGCAGCATCGTGTTCATTGCGGTTGTTCAAACGCTGCCGGCGCGTCATGATCGTCGAAATCGATAGGAAGGTGCCTTCATCATGTCTCGACCGCTCGTTGCTCTAGCCTGCGTCTTCGTCATGGGGGCGACCGGCGTGGCTGCTCAATCCGTCAAGCCTTCAAAGGAGATCGCGGCAGCGGTCGGGTCACCGGACAGGACCGCTGCCAATCGCGCGCGGGACCGTTATCGTCATCCCGCGGCGACGCTCTCGTTCTTCTGCGTGACGCCAGGCCAGACGGTCGTCGAGTTCATTCCCGGAGGGGGCTGGTACACTGAAATCCTGGCCCCACTGGTCAAACGCAGCGGTAGCTACGTCGCACTCGTACCACCTGCTCAAGCTGAGCGGACCCGCGTGATGCTTGCGTCCGGAGCTGCTCGATATGGCGAAACGCAGGTCCAGACGATCGACTTCAAAACTGGAGCATCGACGATGCCCGCCGGTCGCGCTGACGTGGTGCTGACGTTTCGCAACGTTCACAATCTGCTGATG from Sphingomonas faeni encodes:
- a CDS encoding Na+/H+ antiporter subunit C, with the translated sequence MSLEFLVASAIAVLTAGGVYLSLRGRTFQVVLGMTMLSYAVNLFLFAIGRLVVDRPPLFAKGVTDHADPLPQALVLTAIVITFGMTALVVILSLRSFLESGSDQVDGIADPSDDTADETGAPPSGAVPSGPTAQREARQ
- a CDS encoding Na+/H+ antiporter subunit E yields the protein MMKRILPHPALSIMLLVVWLLMANDITVGGVLLGALLGIVLPKFTEPFWPDRPRVRFGRALLGYCLVVLADIVIANFQIAWLILFRRNRDLRSRWLVVPVALTTPEAITVLAATISLTPGTVSSDVSADGRSLLVHALDVGDETAEIARLKSRYEARLQRIFA
- a CDS encoding K+/H+ antiporter subunit F — its product is MLWRCCSNGWRLLKGPALGDRIVALDTMVINAIALIVLVGMIGGTATFFEVALLLAMVGFVSTIAYCKFILRGDIVE
- a CDS encoding class I SAM-dependent methyltransferase, with translation MGATGVAAQSVKPSKEIAAAVGSPDRTAANRARDRYRHPAATLSFFCVTPGQTVVEFIPGGGWYTEILAPLVKRSGSYVALVPPAQAERTRVMLASGAARYGETQVQTIDFKTGASTMPAGRADVVLTFRNVHNLLMQDDPAVAARVFKAFHDMLKPGGIFGVVDHRLPEQMDTAQEKSSGYIKRSTIVRLAQQAGFRLVGESDINANALDSHDHPEGVWTLPPTYRLKDVDRAKYARIGESDRLTLKFQKVL
- a CDS encoding monovalent cation/H+ antiporter subunit A — translated: MVLVALLFLPFAAAVALSLCARASRGVHVAIAAGASAAGLALIVGAARGVIAGTPIETRVSWIPALQLDLSLRLDPLALLFAGLILGIGLLVVIYAQGYLAKSEPTGRFLSFLMLFQGAMVGIALSSNILLMLVFWELTSLSSFLLIGFWRDRADARQGARMALAVTGGGGLALIGGMLLLGQVAGSYELVTILGRVDLVQASPLYPAILVLVLLGAFTKSAQFPFHFWLPHGMSAPTPVSAYLHSATMVKAGVFLLARLWPVLAGTDMWFYLVASTGLVTMIFGAGVALFRDDLKAILAYSTISQLGLMVMLLGFGTPAAATAAVFHILNHAAFKAALFMTAGIVDHETGTRDIRRLGGLAALMPITATLGTLAVAAMAGLPPLGGFISKEMMLEQSVHTVFAGQGLLVPLLATIAAILSVAYSLRFAAGLFFGARRTGDVAAPHDPGTAMLAPPAVLVMIALAFGLLPMTVAGPLVAAATGAVIGAAPPELHLALWHGINPALAMSLAAVAIGALLLWRRAPVAAWLAGRGGLDAKHVFDTAMAAVVDGTRRVSLAVHAGSLQRYLFALFAVAILLGIDAASTTGGLAAGAGATLPASPVAITAWFALVVATLVVVARQRQRFLALVFISVIGLVIALAFVHLSAPDLALTQVAVEVVTILLLLLALHLLPKTPPSLSSTPRRLRDAALGVAAGVGTGWAAWAVMTRETRDTVSSYHWANSYSGGGGTNVVNVTLVDFRAFDTLGEIIVLGIAGLAIYALLEPAARGVAGRRLREWREDMPHSPERHPMMFVMAARLLMPLALLVGIYIFLRGHNQPGGGFIAALVFAIAILLQYLASGFDWTDDRRRIGEHPLIAFGVLIAVATGLGSLVFGAPFLSSSFGYFHVPLIGEVELATATLFDTGVACVVVGAVMMALAQLSHVAQRATRHAEANDGPDATDGEAVR
- a CDS encoding Na+/H+ antiporter subunit G — protein: MSVVVDIVVSALILLGAGFVLIGSWGLVRLPSTMERLHGPTKATTLGLGSLLLASVVYFQARLGIWTAHELLISLFLFITAPISANMIAKVHLHRVRIGAIEEPDSVAGLPPRPADEGDWATFEAPKRDTPASTANT
- a CDS encoding monovalent cation/H+ antiporter subunit D, with product MTALDHLVIAPVVIPSVVAPLALLAMRRRRHVGVAISMAGCVAMLVAALWLFGIAQDDAIRAYPLGNWPAPFGIVLVLDRLSAMMLVLAAVLALVVMIHAVVTAVDRKGWHFHPMFHFQLLGLNGAFLTGDLFNLFVFFEVLLIASYGLMLHGQGSARLKAGVAYVIVNIVGSALFLIALGLLYGLTGTLNMADLARRVAALGSQDQGLVRLAGLLLLTVFALKAAVVPLHLWLPRTYAATAPVVAALFAIMTKVGVYAMIRTVPLIFGDAAGAAAWVPAPWLLPAAVLTAIVGFAGVLAARAMREQAAFAILGSTGTLLLAVSCWTQATTAASLFYLAHATLAGAALFLVADATLRRRGQYGDATVPSPRFAGQEALGLLFMAATIAAVGLPPLSGFVGKLFILQTTFATPAWVVVWATILGTTLVGIIGFARSGSTLFWKTAAADADAIACTERSRPELAMPAALIALLGLLTLGGGWATAQAQATAAQIFAPQRYIEAVLGEVAR